The following proteins come from a genomic window of Calorimonas adulescens:
- a CDS encoding nitroreductase family protein, giving the protein MDLYEAIKGRRSIRRYRDESVYEDAIFKIVEAGTWAPSASNLQPWHFTIILNKNMINRIKSFSPGMFNENPPCIIVISLNSSIVKDHGEDMGEGHISDLAMAAQNMMLMAYNLGLGSCIKLSFSREAVKKLLNLEDDIEPRFLITIGYPDESPEPPSRRDTREVSDVVR; this is encoded by the coding sequence ATGGATTTGTACGAGGCTATTAAGGGAAGAAGAAGTATCAGAAGATACCGAGATGAATCTGTTTATGAGGATGCTATATTTAAAATTGTTGAAGCCGGTACATGGGCGCCGTCAGCCAGTAATCTTCAACCATGGCATTTTACTATAATATTGAATAAAAATATGATAAATAGAATTAAATCATTCTCACCTGGCATGTTTAATGAAAATCCACCGTGTATTATCGTCATATCTTTAAACTCTTCCATTGTTAAAGACCACGGCGAGGATATGGGTGAGGGCCACATATCTGATTTGGCTATGGCAGCGCAGAACATGATGTTGATGGCATATAACCTCGGACTGGGAAGCTGTATAAAATTATCATTCAGCAGAGAGGCCGTAAAGAAACTGCTCAATTTAGAAGATGACATAGAACCAAGGTTTTTGATAACAATAGGTTATCCTGATGAGTCTCCCGAGCCTCCGTCGAGAAGGGATACAAGAGAGGTGTCTGATGTTGTCAGATAG
- a CDS encoding AroM family protein, with amino-acid sequence MNKRIGAVTIGQSPRTDIISEIKCILGDIEIIERGALDDLSRGEIEKLTPVKGVGKMLVSRLRDGTEVKLSEDKILGLMQQKIDELNGLGVDAILLLCTGEFPHFDSHALLIKPGDVIKGIVDSLDRSVCLGVMVPDKGQIEMTLNKWSGFDNIVIAAASPYGVFDGIVKAAGKLNLCDIIVMDCMGYNLQMKEAVKKQSGRPVILSRTTVARVAAEILN; translated from the coding sequence ATGAATAAAAGAATAGGGGCTGTAACCATTGGACAGTCTCCGCGTACAGACATTATATCCGAAATCAAATGTATATTAGGTGATATTGAGATAATTGAAAGAGGTGCATTAGATGACCTGAGTCGAGGAGAAATTGAAAAGCTTACACCAGTGAAGGGTGTGGGAAAAATGTTAGTTTCAAGGCTCAGGGATGGGACAGAGGTGAAATTGTCTGAGGATAAAATTCTAGGGCTGATGCAGCAAAAAATCGATGAGCTAAATGGTTTAGGGGTAGATGCAATATTGCTGCTGTGTACAGGTGAGTTTCCCCACTTTGATTCACATGCACTTTTGATAAAACCTGGTGACGTAATTAAGGGAATAGTGGATTCGTTGGACCGGAGCGTCTGTCTCGGTGTTATGGTACCAGATAAGGGTCAGATAGAGATGACACTCAACAAATGGAGCGGCTTTGATAATATTGTTATAGCTGCAGCCTCTCCATACGGAGTTTTTGATGGTATAGTGAAAGCAGCAGGCAAACTTAATTTATGTGATATCATAGTTATGGACTGCATGGGGTATAATCTTCAAATGAAAGAGGCTGTAAAAAAGCAGAGCGGCAGGCCAGTTATTCTTTCAAGAACTACGGTGGCAAGGGTGGCTGCCGAGATTTTAAATTAG
- a CDS encoding DUF1177 domain-containing protein, which produces MSLKHVLEVYDLLDDPEINGNRVKDYLLKSGAEHVKVTRVEGSEGYTDFIKIVVPGSNGKIENGNAPTLGVVGRLGGIGARPEVIGLVSDGDGAVAAIAVAAKLSEMKKKGDILAGDVIISTHICPFAPTLPHEPVPFMGSPVEMDVMNRYEVDDMMDAIFSIDTTKGNRIINYNGFAISPTVKEGYILRVSEDLLDIMQITTGRPPKVFAITQQDITPYGNGLFHINSIMQPSVATSVPVVGIAITTEMPVPGCASGASHVTDIEEVVRFVIETAKNFGYGRCQFYDRMEFQKITELYGDMHMFQKKGGINE; this is translated from the coding sequence ATGTCCCTAAAGCATGTCCTTGAGGTCTATGACCTGCTGGATGATCCCGAGATTAATGGAAATAGAGTTAAGGATTATTTACTGAAAAGCGGGGCGGAGCATGTAAAGGTTACCAGGGTAGAGGGTAGTGAAGGGTATACAGACTTTATTAAAATTGTTGTCCCGGGAAGCAATGGGAAGATAGAAAACGGCAATGCTCCCACACTGGGTGTTGTAGGTAGGCTGGGAGGAATAGGGGCCAGGCCTGAGGTGATAGGTCTGGTGTCCGATGGTGACGGTGCAGTGGCAGCCATAGCAGTTGCTGCCAAACTCAGTGAAATGAAGAAAAAAGGAGACATCCTTGCTGGTGATGTCATAATAAGTACACATATTTGTCCATTTGCACCTACGCTTCCCCATGAACCCGTACCTTTCATGGGATCGCCTGTAGAAATGGATGTCATGAACAGATATGAGGTTGACGATATGATGGATGCTATCTTCAGCATCGATACAACCAAGGGAAACAGAATAATAAACTATAATGGTTTTGCTATTTCGCCAACAGTAAAAGAGGGGTATATCCTGAGGGTAAGTGAGGATTTGCTGGATATAATGCAGATAACAACTGGTAGACCTCCGAAGGTATTTGCTATAACACAGCAGGATATAACACCGTACGGGAATGGCCTTTTTCATATAAACAGTATTATGCAGCCTTCTGTAGCCACATCTGTCCCGGTTGTGGGTATTGCCATAACTACTGAGATGCCTGTACCTGGATGTGCATCTGGTGCAAGTCATGTTACAGATATAGAGGAGGTTGTAAGATTTGTAATAGAGACAGCCAAGAACTTCGGCTATGGCAGATGCCAGTTTTATGACCGAATGGAATTCCAGAAAATTACTGAACTGTATGGTGATATGCATATGTTTCAGAAAAAAGGTGGTATAAATGAATAA
- the uppP gene encoding undecaprenyl-diphosphatase UppP — protein MSLIQAFILGIVQGATEFLPVSSSGHLVIFQTIFGLTQGNLLFDVTLHLGTLLAVLIYFRNEVMELISGCMKLIIRILSRKRRKLDRDEKLALLVIAGSIPTGIFGLILNKYADTLFSNITLVGFMLLITAAALYFSERYNTGERTLNNMTVADALVIGIFQGVAVMPGISRSGFTLSGSLFRGLKREWAFRFSFVLSVPAILGALLLEAKDAIGTNMNVAPFAVGMITSFISGLLFLYLLNAIVKRGKLSYFSIYCLIVGLFAIIYGFIF, from the coding sequence ATGAGCTTAATTCAAGCGTTTATTTTAGGTATAGTGCAAGGGGCGACGGAATTTTTACCGGTGAGCAGCTCTGGACACCTTGTGATTTTTCAGACTATATTTGGGTTGACTCAGGGTAACCTCTTATTTGATGTGACTTTGCATTTGGGTACACTTCTTGCAGTCCTGATTTATTTTAGAAATGAGGTTATGGAACTCATATCTGGATGTATGAAACTTATAATAAGGATATTGTCAAGAAAGAGAAGAAAACTGGACCGGGATGAAAAACTGGCACTGCTTGTAATAGCTGGTTCAATCCCTACAGGCATATTCGGCCTTATACTGAACAAATATGCAGATACGCTATTTAGCAATATAACCCTGGTTGGTTTTATGCTCCTTATAACGGCGGCAGCACTTTATTTTAGTGAGCGGTATAATACCGGTGAGAGGACCTTAAATAATATGACAGTAGCAGATGCTCTTGTCATAGGTATATTTCAAGGGGTGGCAGTTATGCCCGGCATATCCAGGTCAGGATTTACACTTTCAGGCTCGCTTTTTAGAGGTTTGAAACGGGAATGGGCATTTAGGTTTTCATTTGTACTTTCGGTGCCTGCCATATTGGGCGCGCTTCTCCTTGAGGCAAAGGATGCGATCGGTACCAACATGAATGTTGCGCCTTTTGCTGTAGGAATGATCACGTCCTTCATCAGCGGTCTCTTATTTCTATATCTTTTGAATGCCATAGTGAAGAGAGGTAAGCTTTCATATTTTTCTATATACTGCCTTATTGTTGGTCTGTTTGCTATAATCTACGGTTTTATCTTTTGA
- a CDS encoding DUF6092 family protein, with the protein MLSDRVDYRDVLAFMVTSAVGLFHEPKLYGPLRLLESASMLIEYAKGNDIQDETLDEINSRIKKCTKLVMTNEEKFEEGVNEILKLIIEAL; encoded by the coding sequence ATGTTGTCAGATAGGGTGGATTACAGAGATGTACTGGCGTTTATGGTTACCAGTGCCGTAGGCCTCTTTCATGAGCCCAAGCTATATGGTCCATTGAGACTTTTAGAAAGTGCTTCAATGTTAATCGAATATGCCAAGGGCAACGATATACAGGATGAAACCCTAGATGAAATCAATAGCAGGATTAAAAAATGCACAAAACTTGTGATGACAAACGAAGAAAAATTTGAGGAAGGCGTTAATGAGATTTTAAAACTTATCATTGAAGCTCTCTAA
- a CDS encoding RMD1 family protein — MRNIKFTAVSLCNEIDLNGIAKHFGIDKRFEWDEPLLLLQEKLKGIINMPEGKSVFIFSFGSMVFLNLEHHEIMDIIEYLQKIESRLVNTKFDFTDDFNIEVSPDKEPSISYDLMIIQHMEDFHLQIISTILAKSVALDRIEVGINKLMDDIEDIIDYLENGHLNISDERLAKISGKILGFKYNTISYVMLLDKPDVTWVNEESKELYIDLEKLFELRERYERVRHKTETLLDITDVFTGLAHARRSTRLEWMVIILIAAEILLTILSYIFGFGV; from the coding sequence TTGAGGAATATAAAATTTACTGCGGTAAGCCTATGTAATGAGATTGATTTAAATGGCATTGCGAAGCATTTTGGAATTGATAAGAGGTTTGAATGGGATGAACCTCTATTGTTGTTACAGGAAAAGCTGAAGGGTATAATCAATATGCCTGAGGGGAAATCTGTATTTATATTTTCCTTTGGCTCCATGGTGTTTTTAAATTTAGAACACCATGAAATTATGGACATAATAGAGTATCTCCAAAAAATAGAAAGCCGACTTGTAAACACAAAGTTTGACTTTACTGATGATTTCAACATAGAGGTTAGCCCTGATAAAGAGCCTTCAATTAGCTATGACCTTATGATAATCCAGCACATGGAAGATTTCCATTTGCAAATAATATCAACAATCCTTGCCAAGTCTGTTGCTTTAGACAGGATAGAGGTCGGAATAAACAAGCTGATGGATGATATAGAAGATATAATTGATTACCTAGAGAATGGCCACCTTAATATATCCGATGAAAGATTAGCTAAAATATCTGGAAAGATATTGGGATTTAAATATAATACCATATCTTATGTTATGCTTTTAGATAAACCGGATGTTACATGGGTAAACGAGGAGAGTAAAGAGCTTTATATAGATCTTGAAAAACTCTTTGAGCTTAGGGAAAGATACGAAAGGGTGCGTCATAAGACGGAAACCCTGCTTGATATAACAGATGTATTTACAGGCCTTGCCCATGCTAGGAGGAGTACACGCCTAGAATGGATGGTTATAATACTCATTGCTGCTGAAATACTCTTGACGATACTTTCATACATATTTGGATTTGGTGTATGA
- a CDS encoding 5-formyltetrahydrofolate cyclo-ligase, which produces MNKKELRSYVLSLREGLTEDEIKSKSLIIADRLLSLSFYFKAAVIMAYMDYKKEVRTLTVIERAMKDGKRVVLPLTKPDTHELILVEVRDLNRDIATGFKGIKEPVYENKRIVAPGDVDLILVPGVVFDERGYRIGYGGGYYDRFLNKTCATKIGLAFELQIHPVPEDVHDVRVDYVVTEKRTIECN; this is translated from the coding sequence ATGAATAAGAAAGAACTTAGGTCATATGTTTTATCTCTTAGGGAGGGTCTTACGGAGGATGAGATAAAATCAAAAAGCCTAATCATAGCAGATAGACTCTTGAGCCTTTCTTTTTATTTTAAAGCTGCTGTGATAATGGCATATATGGATTATAAGAAAGAGGTTAGGACTTTAACTGTTATAGAGAGAGCAATGAAGGACGGTAAACGTGTGGTCTTGCCTTTAACAAAACCTGACACTCATGAGCTTATACTGGTGGAGGTCAGGGATTTAAACAGGGATATTGCTACAGGATTTAAGGGGATTAAAGAGCCAGTGTACGAAAATAAAAGAATAGTGGCTCCTGGTGATGTTGACCTTATCCTTGTCCCTGGTGTAGTATTTGATGAGAGGGGTTATAGAATCGGCTATGGTGGTGGGTATTATGACAGGTTTCTGAATAAGACTTGCGCAACTAAAATAGGCCTGGCCTTTGAACTTCAAATTCATCCGGTGCCGGAGGATGTACATGACGTGAGGGTAGATTATGTAGTCACAGAGAAAAGGACTATTGAATGCAATTAG
- a CDS encoding Zn-dependent hydrolase gives MVNVERIKRDIETMAGFTSTPGDGVTRLSFSEEDRRARDYMKGEMERAGLVVYEDAAGTIFGRREGSKKKGKKAASIMIGSHFDSVPHGGAFDGTAGVVAAIEIARVMNEKGTVTEHPVEFVAFIEEEGGRFGSGLFGSRAIKGDVTVDDLKNAIDADGVSMYKAMMDFGLDPDGIRKAKRGKGSIAAFIELHIEQGPVLENEGVDIGIVEGIVGISEYEVEIIGSPDHAGTTPMTLRHDALVEASDLIIYVNELAKTVGEGTVGTVGKIRIEPGAANVVPGKVIMSVDIRSMDRMIMDEIWGKLKSGADVLKEKGFEVNYSNKLYVPPVSLDENIRDIIKSVAEKLGYKHRGMVSGAGHDAMVMASIAPAAMVFVPSKNGRSHCPEEWTDYEDLAKGAEVVLETLLELDKK, from the coding sequence ATGGTGAACGTTGAAAGAATAAAAAGAGATATTGAAACGATGGCAGGTTTTACATCTACTCCAGGAGATGGGGTAACAAGGCTTTCTTTTTCTGAAGAAGATAGAAGAGCGCGAGATTACATGAAAGGGGAGATGGAGAGGGCGGGTCTTGTGGTATATGAAGATGCCGCAGGTACAATATTTGGCAGGAGGGAGGGAAGTAAAAAGAAGGGCAAAAAAGCTGCATCTATTATGATAGGTTCACACTTTGACTCGGTACCTCATGGTGGAGCTTTTGATGGAACCGCCGGTGTTGTCGCTGCAATTGAAATAGCAAGGGTAATGAATGAGAAGGGAACTGTTACCGAGCATCCTGTAGAGTTTGTAGCGTTTATTGAAGAGGAGGGAGGCAGGTTTGGCTCTGGACTTTTTGGGAGCAGGGCCATTAAGGGTGATGTGACCGTAGATGACTTAAAAAATGCAATAGATGCTGATGGTGTATCCATGTACAAGGCAATGATGGACTTTGGATTAGATCCTGATGGGATTAGAAAGGCTAAGAGGGGAAAGGGAAGCATTGCTGCATTTATTGAATTGCATATAGAGCAGGGTCCTGTACTGGAGAATGAAGGTGTCGATATAGGTATAGTTGAAGGTATAGTTGGTATAAGCGAATATGAAGTTGAGATTATAGGGAGTCCTGACCATGCAGGTACAACACCTATGACTCTAAGGCATGATGCGCTTGTAGAGGCATCAGACCTTATTATATATGTGAATGAACTGGCTAAAACAGTAGGGGAAGGTACTGTAGGCACAGTTGGCAAAATAAGGATAGAACCGGGTGCTGCCAATGTTGTACCAGGTAAGGTTATAATGAGTGTGGACATAAGGTCAATGGACAGGATGATTATGGATGAGATATGGGGAAAATTAAAAAGCGGCGCCGATGTACTTAAAGAAAAGGGGTTTGAAGTTAACTATTCCAATAAACTCTATGTGCCACCTGTTAGCCTGGACGAAAATATAAGGGACATAATAAAGTCGGTGGCTGAAAAGCTGGGATACAAGCATAGAGGGATGGTAAGTGGGGCGGGACATGATGCAATGGTTATGGCTTCCATTGCACCTGCAGCAATGGTTTTTGTACCTAGCAAAAATGGTAGGAGTCATTGTCCCGAAGAGTGGACAGACTATGAAGACCTTGCAAAAGGGGCGGAGGTAGTGCTGGAAACTTTGCTGGAGTTAGATAAGAAATAA
- a CDS encoding DUF917 domain-containing protein codes for MVIDYNSAESMVNGGSVLGGGGGGSKELGLRIARLAVELGTIKLIDIDDLPSDAVLITASAVGAPAAGDAYIEPSYQLKAFELLEDIYQKKIDGIIVNEMGGLSIANGWILSAATGIPIVDAPCNGRAHPTGVMGSMGLNRVNNYESIQVAVGGSHEKNNYIELLSKGSIDKCSSMVRYASVMAGGMVFVLRNPVKADYARENCAVGAMKQALRVGRQYARDKEVVMRINNVCTVLGGKAIDKATVCRKSLKTEGGFDSGYVELKSETKKYQLYFWNEYMLLESENERIATFPDLIVTFDSKDGEVINSADIVDGQEVYIVYIPQENLLLGSGVKDRELLKPIEEVTGKEVLKYLD; via the coding sequence ATGGTAATAGATTATAATTCAGCGGAGTCTATGGTCAATGGAGGAAGTGTACTGGGCGGGGGCGGTGGGGGTTCAAAGGAACTTGGTCTTAGGATAGCACGTCTTGCCGTCGAATTGGGGACTATTAAACTTATTGATATAGATGACTTACCATCAGATGCTGTGCTTATTACTGCATCTGCTGTGGGAGCACCTGCTGCCGGGGATGCATATATTGAGCCCTCCTATCAGCTTAAGGCTTTTGAACTGTTGGAAGATATTTATCAAAAAAAGATAGATGGGATTATAGTCAATGAAATGGGTGGGTTATCTATTGCAAACGGCTGGATTTTATCGGCTGCTACAGGTATACCAATTGTAGATGCTCCATGTAATGGCAGGGCCCATCCTACGGGTGTTATGGGGTCTATGGGGTTAAACAGGGTCAACAACTATGAAAGCATACAGGTGGCCGTGGGCGGCAGCCATGAAAAGAATAATTATATTGAATTATTGTCAAAGGGTAGCATAGATAAATGTTCTTCAATGGTTAGGTATGCCTCGGTTATGGCGGGGGGTATGGTATTTGTATTGAGGAATCCTGTAAAAGCAGACTATGCAAGGGAAAATTGTGCTGTTGGAGCCATGAAACAGGCCTTGAGGGTTGGTAGACAATACGCAAGGGATAAAGAGGTTGTTATGCGAATAAATAATGTGTGCACTGTTCTTGGCGGAAAAGCTATTGATAAAGCTACCGTGTGCAGAAAGAGTCTAAAGACTGAGGGCGGTTTTGACTCTGGCTATGTAGAACTTAAATCTGAAACTAAGAAGTATCAACTATATTTCTGGAATGAGTACATGCTATTGGAATCGGAGAATGAAAGAATAGCAACCTTTCCTGACCTGATTGTAACCTTTGACTCTAAAGATGGTGAGGTAATAAACAGTGCTGACATTGTAGATGGTCAGGAGGTTTATATTGTTTATATACCACAGGAGAACCTGTTGTTAGGTTCTGGGGTAAAAGATAGAGAACTATTAAAACCAATTGAGGAGGTCACAGGTAAAGAAGTGCTTAAATATTTAGACTAG
- a CDS encoding aspartate/glutamate racemase family protein, whose product MKLSMYKIGLIRVLTTYNDKILNAHGKILEKLIPDFRVISRCIEDQPYGIYDSISEKIAVPKIIRLGEKLASEGVDAIIVSCAADPAVKELRMKLNMQVIGAGSACAALAIAAGERIGTLGITEDTPEAMKEILGHRLTGEAKPTGIRNTVDLMNDDNKIHLLRAANELIEKGADVIAFACTGLSTIGALEYLKNNIKFPVIDAVIASGVITYGILTRKGNDGLW is encoded by the coding sequence ATGAAGCTTTCTATGTACAAAATAGGATTAATCCGCGTTCTTACAACTTACAATGATAAAATACTGAATGCCCATGGTAAAATCTTAGAAAAACTCATTCCTGATTTTAGAGTAATAAGCCGGTGTATTGAAGACCAGCCCTATGGGATATATGACAGCATATCGGAAAAGATAGCTGTGCCCAAAATTATAAGGCTTGGGGAAAAACTGGCAAGCGAAGGAGTAGATGCTATTATAGTAAGTTGTGCTGCTGACCCCGCTGTGAAAGAATTAAGGATGAAACTAAATATGCAGGTTATCGGCGCAGGGAGTGCCTGCGCCGCTCTGGCCATTGCAGCTGGAGAGAGGATAGGTACTCTTGGCATAACAGAGGATACACCAGAGGCCATGAAAGAAATTCTTGGCCATAGACTGACAGGTGAGGCTAAGCCCACTGGGATAAGAAATACAGTAGATCTAATGAACGATGATAATAAAATACATCTTTTAAGGGCTGCTAATGAGCTTATTGAAAAGGGAGCTGATGTTATAGCTTTTGCATGTACGGGTCTCTCTACTATAGGGGCTCTGGAGTATTTAAAAAATAATATAAAGTTTCCCGTGATTGATGCCGTTATAGCTTCAGGGGTAATAACGTATGGTATATTAACAAGGAAAGGAAACGATGGCTTATGGTAA